Proteins encoded by one window of Chrysemys picta bellii isolate R12L10 unplaced genomic scaffold, ASM1138683v2 scaf1302, whole genome shotgun sequence:
- the LOC135979850 gene encoding class I histocompatibility antigen, F10 alpha chain-like, which yields MYLMQGFHIIQTIYGCDLREDNSIQGFYQDSYDGRDFLTFDKETMTWVAADIGAQITKRRWEAEVNDNQQWKRYVEGNCISWLRSALEYGKETLQRKVCPTARVSDRSSHDGLTTLSCKVSGFYPRDITVTWLKNGESRQQETYSEGILPNRDGTYQTWVTMEIDPKIKAHYSCHVEHESLLEPLSVSWEPNNSLIPIVAGVITAAVLIGVIVGVFFWKKQCPGRTGDGYAVAQGK from the exons ATGTATCTAATGCAGG GGTTTCACATCATCCAGACGATATACGGCTGTGATCTCCGGGAAGACAACAGCATTCAGGGGTTTTACCAGGATTCATATGACGGACGAGACTTTCTTACCTTCGATAAGGAGACCATGACTTGGGTAGCAGCAGATATTGGGGCTCAGATCaccaagaggagatgggaggCTGAAGTAAATGACAACCAGCAGTGGAAACGCTACGTGGAGGGGAATTGTATTTCCTGGCTAAGGAGTGCTCTAGAGTACGGGAAGGAGACTCTACAGAGGAAAG tgtGTCCAACAGCTAGAGTGAGCGACAGGTCATCTCATGACGGCctcaccaccctctcctgtaaggtcagtggattctacccccgggacatcaccgtgacctggctgaaaaatggggagagcagacagcaggAGACCTACTCTGAAGGCATCCTACCCAATAGGGATGGGACCTACCAGACCTGGGTGACAATGGAGATTGATCCCAAGATCAAAGCCCATTATTCATGTCACGTGGAGCATGAAAGCCTGTTAGAgccactctctgtctcctggg aaccAAATAATAGTCTGATTCCCATTGTGGCTGGAGTTATCACTGCAGCTGTCCTGATTGGTGTTATAGTCGGAGTATTCTTCTGGAAAAAGCAATGCCCAG ggaggacGGGAGACGGCTACGCTGTAGCTCAGGGTAAGTGA